The Polymorphobacter megasporae genome window below encodes:
- a CDS encoding response regulator transcription factor, whose protein sequence is MPDTAITPVVIALVDDDRNILTSVSIALQAEGFVVRMYSDGAAALKALVETPPDLAVLDIKMPRLDGMELLRRLRDKVDVPVIFLTSKDTEIDEALGLAMGADDYIGKPFSQRLLIERIRAVLRRAASRKGLPLADGEAAPAPAIVRGRLAMDPARHRVTWGVAPGGVAGGDGKGDVALTVTEFLILEALAARPGFVKSRDQLMDAAYQDDVYVDDRTIDSHIKRLRKKFRVVDPSFKAIETLYGVGYRFNEE, encoded by the coding sequence ATGCCCGACACCGCCATTACCCCGGTCGTCATCGCCCTGGTCGACGATGATCGCAACATCCTGACCTCGGTATCGATCGCGCTTCAGGCCGAGGGCTTCGTCGTGCGGATGTATTCGGATGGCGCGGCGGCGTTGAAGGCGCTCGTCGAAACCCCGCCCGATCTTGCGGTGCTCGATATCAAGATGCCGCGCCTCGACGGGATGGAGCTGCTTCGGCGGCTGCGCGACAAGGTCGACGTGCCGGTGATCTTCCTGACGTCGAAAGACACCGAGATCGACGAGGCGCTCGGGTTGGCGATGGGGGCCGACGATTATATCGGCAAGCCGTTCAGCCAGCGGCTGCTGATCGAGCGGATTCGCGCGGTATTGCGGCGGGCGGCATCGCGCAAGGGGCTGCCGCTCGCCGATGGCGAGGCTGCACCTGCGCCCGCGATCGTCCGCGGACGGCTCGCGATGGACCCGGCGCGACACCGCGTCACATGGGGTGTCGCGCCTGGGGGTGTCGCGGGCGGCGACGGCAAGGGCGACGTCGCGCTGACCGTCACCGAGTTCCTGATCCTCGAGGCGCTCGCCGCGCGGCCCGGCTTCGTCAAGTCGCGCGACCAGCTGATGGACGCCGCATACCAGGACGACGTCTATGTCGATGACCGGACGATCGACAGCCATATCAAGCGGTTGCGCAAGAAATTCCGCGTCGTCGATCCCAGTTTCAAGGCGATCGAGACGCTGTACGGCGTCGGCTACCGCTTCAATGAGGAGTGA
- a CDS encoding phosphoenolpyruvate carboxykinase, whose protein sequence is MTTVSAPRHGLDAQGFPTSAKVHWNLSTAPLIELAVTRGEGLLSKDGAFVVETGSHTGRSAQDKFIVHDDVTGPVIWWGKTNKAISPAQFANIKADFAAALAAKETLFVEDLFGGSQPEHRVNVRVITELAWHALFIRTLLVRPDAAAIADFAPEFIIVDLPSFKADPARHGCRSGTIVAVDFEGKTILIGGTKYAGEMKKSVFSILNYLLPVKGVMPMHCSANIGADGRTAVFFGLSGTGKTTLSADASRTLIGDDEHGWSDTAVFNFEGGCYAKVIRLSAEAEPEIYATTQRFGTVLENVVIDPVTRVIDLDDATLAENSRASYPIDFIPNASADNLGPVPSNVIMLTADAFGILPPIAKLTPEQAMYHFLSGYTARVAGTEIGVTEPDATFSTCFGAPFMPRHPSVYGNLLKERIAKGGVDCWLVNTGWTGGIYGTGSRMPIRVTRALLNAALDGSLNDAEFRTDPNFGFQVPVSVPGVEPRILNPRETWADKAAYDAKAKSLVGMFVANFAQFEDHVDAGVRESAPKAA, encoded by the coding sequence GTGACTACCGTATCCGCCCCCCGCCACGGCCTCGACGCTCAGGGCTTTCCGACGTCTGCGAAGGTCCACTGGAACCTGTCGACCGCGCCGCTGATCGAGCTCGCGGTCACGCGCGGCGAAGGGCTGTTGTCGAAAGACGGCGCGTTCGTCGTCGAGACCGGCAGCCACACCGGCCGCTCCGCGCAGGACAAGTTCATCGTCCACGACGATGTCACCGGTCCGGTGATCTGGTGGGGCAAGACCAACAAGGCGATCAGCCCCGCACAGTTCGCCAACATCAAGGCCGACTTCGCCGCCGCACTCGCCGCGAAGGAGACGTTGTTCGTCGAGGACCTGTTCGGCGGCTCGCAGCCCGAGCACCGCGTCAACGTCCGCGTGATCACCGAGCTAGCGTGGCACGCGCTGTTCATTCGCACGCTACTGGTGCGCCCCGACGCCGCTGCGATCGCCGATTTCGCGCCCGAATTCATCATCGTCGACCTGCCGAGCTTCAAGGCCGACCCGGCGCGCCACGGCTGCCGTTCGGGCACGATCGTCGCGGTCGATTTCGAGGGCAAGACGATCCTGATCGGCGGCACGAAATACGCCGGCGAGATGAAGAAGTCGGTCTTCTCGATCCTGAACTACCTGCTCCCGGTCAAGGGCGTGATGCCGATGCACTGCTCTGCGAACATCGGCGCCGACGGCCGCACCGCGGTGTTCTTCGGCCTCAGCGGCACCGGCAAGACGACGCTCAGCGCCGATGCCAGCCGCACGCTGATCGGTGACGACGAACACGGCTGGTCGGACACCGCGGTGTTCAACTTCGAAGGCGGTTGCTACGCCAAGGTCATCCGGTTGTCGGCCGAGGCCGAGCCCGAGATCTACGCGACGACGCAGCGCTTCGGCACCGTCCTCGAGAATGTCGTGATTGACCCCGTCACCCGCGTCATCGACCTCGACGACGCGACGCTCGCCGAAAACAGCCGCGCGTCGTACCCGATCGACTTCATCCCCAACGCCAGCGCCGACAACCTCGGCCCGGTGCCGTCGAACGTCATTATGCTGACCGCCGACGCCTTCGGCATCCTGCCCCCGATCGCCAAGCTGACCCCCGAGCAGGCGATGTACCACTTCCTCAGCGGCTACACCGCGCGCGTCGCGGGGACCGAGATCGGCGTCACCGAGCCCGACGCGACCTTCTCGACATGCTTCGGCGCGCCGTTCATGCCGCGCCACCCCAGCGTGTACGGCAACCTCCTCAAGGAGCGGATCGCCAAGGGCGGGGTCGACTGCTGGCTGGTCAACACCGGCTGGACCGGCGGCATCTACGGCACCGGCAGCCGCATGCCGATCCGCGTCACCCGCGCTTTGCTCAACGCCGCGCTCGACGGCAGCCTCAACGACGCCGAGTTCCGCACCGACCCGAACTTCGGCTTCCAGGTCCCGGTGTCGGTCCCCGGAGTCGAGCCGCGCATCCTCAACCCGCGCGAGACATGGGCCGACAAGGCCGCCTACGACGCCAAGGCGAAATCGCTCGTCGGCATGTTCGTCGCGAACTTCGCGCAGTTCGAGGATCACGTCGATGCCGGCGTCCGCGAGTCGGCACCCAAGGCGGCGTAA
- a CDS encoding NAD-dependent epimerase/dehydratase family protein yields MSKGKVLVTGASGYIAGYVVKALIADGWSVSGTIRSLAKADAVRASLGLTADQLPLTAADLTSDAGWAEATAGCDFVQHIASPLPTGVVKTDDDLIVPARDGALRLLRAAKTAGVKRVVMTSSVAAMYYGMTGQHQTYTEADWSNLTSPATGAYAKSKTIAERAARDWIAAEGGGMEYCTINPALVLGPVLGNDFSGSLLVITKMLNGELPGLPAISFGICDVRDIAAAHLSAMTTPGIDGGRFLCSGEYLSMADVAAILKSRLADKAKRVPTMKLPNFLVRVSALFDAQVKLVLPELGRTRVGDASHARAVIGWNPRPVAETIVDTARSLIAAGLVKS; encoded by the coding sequence ATGAGCAAGGGCAAGGTCCTCGTCACGGGGGCGTCGGGATACATCGCGGGCTATGTCGTCAAGGCGCTGATCGCCGATGGCTGGTCGGTCAGCGGCACGATCCGCAGCCTTGCCAAGGCCGACGCCGTCCGCGCCAGCCTCGGCCTCACCGCCGACCAGCTCCCGCTTACCGCCGCCGACCTGACCAGCGACGCCGGGTGGGCCGAGGCCACGGCGGGATGCGATTTCGTCCAGCACATCGCCTCGCCGCTGCCGACCGGCGTGGTCAAGACCGACGACGACTTGATCGTTCCCGCCCGCGACGGTGCGCTCCGCCTGCTTCGCGCGGCGAAGACGGCGGGGGTCAAGCGCGTCGTGATGACCTCGTCGGTCGCGGCGATGTATTACGGCATGACCGGCCAGCACCAGACGTACACCGAGGCCGACTGGAGCAATCTGACGTCGCCCGCGACCGGGGCCTATGCCAAATCCAAGACGATCGCCGAACGCGCCGCGCGCGACTGGATCGCGGCGGAGGGCGGCGGCATGGAATATTGCACGATCAACCCGGCGCTGGTGCTCGGCCCGGTCCTCGGCAACGACTTCTCCGGATCGCTCCTCGTCATCACCAAGATGCTCAACGGCGAACTGCCCGGCCTGCCCGCGATCAGCTTCGGCATTTGCGACGTCCGCGACATCGCCGCCGCGCATCTGTCGGCGATGACGACGCCCGGCATCGACGGCGGGCGGTTCCTGTGTTCGGGCGAGTACCTGTCGATGGCCGACGTCGCCGCGATCCTCAAAAGCCGCCTTGCCGACAAGGCAAAGCGCGTGCCGACGATGAAGCTGCCGAATTTCCTCGTCCGCGTGTCGGCGCTATTCGACGCGCAGGTCAAGCTCGTCCTGCCCGAACTCGGGCGCACCCGCGTCGGCGACGCGAGTCATGCCCGCGCAGTGATCGGCTGGAACCCGCGCCCGGTCGCCGAGACGATCGTCGACACCGCGCGCAGCCTGATCGCGGCGGGACTGGTCAAAAGCTGA
- a CDS encoding sensor histidine kinase yields MTRDIGGDTPNRSFSLAPRILAVNVFAILVLTGSIFYLDSFRERLLDQRRAEMRMQAVLIASFMAGAPPAALPAIAARYGRVGALRLRVYDRDGALAADSWRATGPTFELRDPADDPFRRDVARFLDQVVEAVGSFPKIVGYAEPAVDNRAAWAEVAAAASTGRPADTMRAAPDRIVIISAAAPLFGTAEAPEKAPFATVQLTRDSRDITSLVRAERLSSFYVFLFVLAASLLLSNYLASTIVRPLRQLALAAQRVRLGRARDVTVPRFNQRRDEIGQLARALSDMTLTLRERIDATEAFAADVAHEIKNPLASLSSAVDTFGRVREPRLQSQLLEVIRTDVGRIDRLITDIADASRLDAELSRSRYERFDLGTQVERLVDGYSSAPLPRGVSVAYVGPGETAIVYGDNARLAQVARNLIDNAVSFSPPGGIVAVAVTRSARHVELRVDDNGPGIPHENRDDIFRRFYSERPAAEDFGRHSGLGLSISRTIVEAHDGSIVAANRTGGGARFTVTLPVA; encoded by the coding sequence GTGACCCGCGACATCGGCGGCGACACCCCCAACCGCAGCTTCAGCCTCGCGCCGCGCATCCTCGCGGTCAACGTCTTCGCCATTCTCGTGCTGACCGGCAGCATCTTCTACCTCGACTCGTTCCGCGAGCGGCTGCTCGACCAGCGCCGTGCCGAAATGCGGATGCAGGCGGTGCTGATCGCGAGCTTCATGGCCGGGGCACCGCCCGCCGCGCTCCCCGCGATCGCGGCGCGCTACGGCCGGGTCGGCGCGTTGCGGCTGCGCGTCTACGACCGCGACGGCGCGCTCGCCGCCGATAGCTGGCGCGCGACGGGGCCGACCTTCGAACTCCGCGACCCCGCCGACGACCCGTTTCGCCGCGATGTCGCCCGCTTTCTCGACCAGGTCGTCGAGGCGGTCGGCTCGTTCCCCAAGATCGTCGGCTACGCCGAGCCCGCGGTCGACAACCGCGCCGCGTGGGCCGAGGTCGCCGCTGCCGCCTCGACCGGCCGCCCGGCCGATACGATGCGCGCTGCCCCCGACCGCATCGTCATCATCAGCGCCGCCGCGCCGTTGTTCGGCACCGCCGAGGCACCGGAGAAGGCGCCATTCGCCACCGTCCAGCTGACCCGCGACAGCCGCGACATCACCAGCCTCGTCCGTGCCGAACGCCTGTCGTCATTCTATGTCTTCCTGTTCGTCCTCGCCGCGTCGCTGTTGCTGTCGAACTATCTCGCCTCGACGATCGTCCGGCCGCTGCGCCAGCTCGCGCTCGCGGCGCAGCGGGTCCGGCTTGGGCGAGCACGCGATGTGACGGTGCCGCGCTTTAACCAGCGGCGCGACGAGATCGGGCAATTGGCGCGCGCTTTGTCGGACATGACGCTGACCCTGCGCGAGCGGATCGACGCGACCGAGGCGTTCGCCGCCGACGTCGCGCATGAAATCAAGAACCCGCTCGCGTCGCTGTCGAGCGCGGTCGACACGTTCGGGCGCGTCCGCGAGCCGCGGCTGCAGAGCCAGTTGCTCGAGGTCATCCGCACCGACGTCGGGCGAATCGACCGGCTGATCACCGATATCGCCGACGCCAGCCGCCTCGACGCCGAGCTGTCGCGCAGCCGCTACGAACGCTTCGACCTCGGCACGCAGGTCGAACGGCTGGTCGACGGCTATTCGAGCGCGCCGCTGCCGCGCGGGGTGTCGGTCGCCTACGTCGGTCCCGGCGAGACTGCGATCGTCTACGGCGACAATGCCCGGCTGGCGCAGGTCGCGCGCAACCTGATCGACAATGCGGTGTCGTTCTCGCCCCCCGGTGGCATCGTCGCGGTCGCGGTGACGCGTTCGGCGCGTCACGTCGAGTTGCGCGTCGATGACAACGGGCCGGGAATCCCGCACGAAAATCGCGACGACATCTTTCGCCGCTTCTACTCCGAACGCCCGGCAGCCGAAGATTTCGGGCGGCACTCGGGGCTCGGCCTGTCGATCTCGCGGACGATCGTCGAGGCGCACGACGGCAGCATCGTCGCGGCGAATCGCACCGGCGGCGGCGCGCGCTTCACCGTCACTTTGCCGGTCGCGTGA